GTGAAGGGGAGGGTGGAGCTGGATGGGGAGGCGGCTGAGGCGGTTGGCAAGGCGGCGAGGAGGGCTGTGGAGAGGGTGAGGGCGAGGTACGCCGAGAGGCTGGTGAGGAGGGGCGGCGCGGCGCTCGTCGAGGCGGCCGAGTCTCTGGCGAGAGACGTCTACAGCTTGATATGGCACGCCGCCGACTCCCCGGAGGCGCTGAACTATCTGGCGATCCTCCTCGAAAGGGCAGAGGACGTGGTACACGGCATGGAGCCGAGAAGCCCAGTGGAGGCAGACGCGGCTAGGGTCTTCGCGGAGGTTAGGGAGAGGTTTGAGAGGATAAGGGCGGAACTCGGCGAGGAGGCGGCTGAGGAAGCCTGGCGCTACGCGTATGCGGTGGGCAGAGAGGTGCTGAAGGCGTTGATCTCAACGCATGAAGGCGCCCTCAGAGCCGTCGCCACGGTGGAGCAGGCTCTGAGGCTTACTGTGTTTGCAAGCGCCGCGGCCGAGTCCTTAATCGCACTGCACCAAGGGCTGTACAGCGAGGCTGTTGTCTCCGCAGTGGCCGGCGCCATGGCGCTTGTGGAAGAGGGCCGTTTCGAGAAGGCGGTTGAGTACGTAAAGAGAGCCGCCGAGACTGCCTACGAGGCTCTGCGGGAGTGGTTTGAGAGGGCTAAAATCGCGCTTGAGAGGCTTTACGAGCTGTTTGTAGAGGCTGTAGCTCGCATAATCGCGTGGGTGGATGAGCACAGGGCGTGGCTGTTCCTCGCCGCGGCTACAACCGCCGGCGTAGTCACGTGGGCCTTTGCCCACGACGTCTTCGGCTCTATTCAGCTGGGGAAGCTGGCTTTAGCGGCTGGGCTGATTAAGTACGGCGAGTTTAAGAAGCCGCCAACAGTGCAGGAGCTGGTGGAGGCGGCAAAGAAGAGGAATGTAGATGTGGGCAAGGCGCTCGAGGAGCTGTTTAGCGTTGTGGACCAGCTTTATAGGGGCGCAGCCAAGGTAGACGAGGAAGGGCTTTTGAAGCTTGTAAATCTGCTGGAGGCGGCTAGGGGCGTTAGGGTGCCGTGGCTGGGGCCGGCGGCTGAGGCGCTTAAGTACTGGGAGAGGGGTAAGCGTAGCAAGGAGGAGAAGAACGAATACGCCAAGGCGGCTTTTCTAATCGTGTGGGCTGTGCTTCAGCGCCGCGCCCATGAGGTGTACGAGAGGCTTGTGGAGATGCGGAAGGCGAGAGAGGAGGCCGCCGCGGTTCTGAGGCAGGCGCTGGAGGGTAACGATAGAGAGAAGTGGAGGGAGTTCTACAACGTATTGAACAGACTGGAGGAGGCCGAGGGGAGGGTTTTGAAAATCGCTGAAGAAGTGGCGAACGAGCTTAACACCATCGCCGTCCATCTAAAAACCGCGGCTGAGAAGAAGGGCGTAAAGGCGCTGGAGAAGGTGGCGGAGTGGGTGGAGGTGAACGCGATAGAGGCGAGGAGGCTGGCAGAGGCGACTAGGGATAAGCTGTCTAGATTCTCCGGCGCCAACTACGGCACCAGGGCCGTGGCGTATCTAAAGGCCGTCGTCAGCGACAACATCGTTGGCTTGACTGTGCTGAGGGCTTTCGCCGCGGAGGACTTGGCTTCGCTTGTGGCTAATACGCCGCATGGTGCGTACAACAAGTTGCTGGGGAGGGCGCAAAGCGTCAGACGCGGGCGGCTGAGGGAGCTTCCGCTTGAAGAGAGGCTGGTTGTGGAGCTGGGCAGAGTTCTGAAAGACGCTGAGGAGCGCGAAGAACTGAAGCACCTGGTGGAGGCGTTTGAAAAGGGCGAGGCGAGGGTGGTGAAGACAGAGAAGGAGGGGGAGTACGTCATCTACGCCGGCGGTAAGAAGGCGGAGCTGGAGCTTTTGAAGGGCGGCGCCACGCTGTCAGTCGGCGAGCTGACCCGCCCGCTGGCGGAGAGGAAGCTGGAGGAGGCCAAAAGGGCTGTGGAGAAGTACGAGAAGATGCGTATCGCCGGCACAGCGCCTCCGCCTCTGCGCGAGGCGCAGGACGGATGGCTGTTAAGCGACGCCTCTGTGGTGGAGATCAGCGAAGAGGGGCGCATAGTCGTTATGGCGACCACCTCCTTGGAACAAGTGGTGGCGTTTATCTCGGCCTTCGGCGTGGGGGCTGAGGAGATACACTGGGGAGGCGGCGAGAGGGGGAAGAAGCCGGTCAAGATCTACGTCGAGCGCTTCAGCATAACCAGCGAGGGGCTGAAGCCCATGTACCGCGTAGAGCTTTACGGCAGATACGCCGAGGAGGTGTGGGAAAGGCTGTCGGCGGCGCGTAGCATGCCGGAGGATGAGAGGAAGAGGTTTATCGACTTCGTGGCTAAGACCCTGGAGGGCTCTGGCGTAGATCACGAGGCGTTTAGGCAGAAGCTGGAGAGGTGGCTTGGTGAGTGGCTTGCAAAGGCGCCGGGCTTAAAGCATCACCGGGTGTTCCACACCCTTGTGAACGTCTTGAAAGAGCTGGCGCAGAGCGAACAAGATGCCGAAAAGCGCGAGGTTGCGAGGAGGCGCGCCGTGGGTATGCTCCTCCACGCCGTGCTGGGGGACGGTTCTGTGTATTCAAACGAGATTAGGCTAACCGTCGGCGGCGGTGAGGAGGATGAGGTGCCGGCGGAGGTCAAGGCGGCTCTCTACTACACATTGCTTAAGAGAATTGGGTATGAGCCGAAGATGCACGAAGACAGAGGCGTCGTCCACATAAGGCTTTACGGCGGGGAGGCGAGGAAGTTCGCCCGGGATGCTCTGCCGTATCTGGTGGCTCTTGAGCGTGTGCTTGAGGAGGTGAGGAGCGATGAACAGATTTATTCCAAAGTGGAGAAGATGGCCGACATGGCCAAGGCAGAAAAAGTGAAGGCGCGGGTGGAGGGCTTCACCGCCGAGGGCGGCAGGCCGAGGGCTAGGCTGGTTGTCGAGGCTGAAGGCGCGGCGGCGGAGTACATAATACATCTACAAAGAAACAATGCCGTAGCGCTTGAATTCGGCACAACTAACCGCGCCGAGGCTGAGCGGAGGGCGGCGGTGCTGAGGGTTATGGGCGTGAGAGCGGAGGTAGGCAAATACTACCACAAGTCCCGCGGCCGCGACGTGTGGCGTATAGACGTCTCGACGAACGCTCTAGCCGCGGAGTCGGTGCACGAGGCGGTTAGAAGGGCGGTGGTGGAGTTCCTCAAACAGTGCAGAGAGGCCGGCGTCCTCGGAGAGGAGACGTACAGACGCCTAGCCGGGAAGTTCGAGAGGGGCGTGCCTGAGTGGGGAGAGGTAAGGTACTCCGTAAAGCTGACGAAACACGGCGCTGTAGAAGTAACGTACGAACCCAGAGATCCCCAGTCCTTTAACAAAGCGGTGGAGCTTCTGCGGGGGCTAGGGATGAGGGATGCATGCGAAGGGGAGTGGTGTGTAGTACACTTCACGGCTAGGGAGCCGAGAAGGGGCGAGAAGGGCTTTGTGCGCATAACGGCGGACGGCCTTAGGTACGTCGGCTGGCTGGCCAGCCGCGGCGATGAGAGAGCGCAGTGGCTGAAGGAAATGCTCCTCAAGGAGGCCGAAGCGAGGGGGGAGGAGGTGCGCAAGCGCTTGGAGGAGTACTTCCGCGAAGGCGAGCAGTGGGGCTCTGTGAAGCCGCCGATAGAGAAGGAGGTTGAGGTGGAGGGTAGGCGGCTGAGGGTGCGTATAGATGAGGTGGAAGCCGGCATAGAACGCGGCGAGAGGAAGGAGTACTTAGTCGTCAAGATGCGGGCGAAGGTTATGGAGGGTGGACGCGAAATAACTGTGCAGAAGGAGGTGAAGTTCTACAAAACCAGCGGCGGTAGGATTAAAGGCTACATAACTATACGCGGCGACACCGATGAGGAACGCGCGGCGGACTACGCGAGAACAGCCGCCGTGCTGAAAGCCCTCGGCGTAGAGAGCTGGAGCAGACATAAAGAACAGATACAACTCACCGGAGGCGCCCTAAACGCCCTCATGCACCTAGAGCCGGTGTGCTACGCTGTATTGAGCAGATAGGGGTTACTTTTAAAAAATATAGGTTTACCGACATTAAATGGCGCATGGGGATTTCAGGTTGCTTCCGAACTACAACCCCCACGCAGTAGAGAGAGCCGTTGGGGAATTTTGGGAGAAGCGCAAGATTTTTGAGAGGTGGAAGTCGTGGCGCGGCGGGCCTGTGTTCGCGTTTCTTGAGGGGCCGCCTACCACAAACGGGATGCCCCATGTGGGCCACATCAGGGGCCGCACTTATAAAGACGTCGTCATACGCTTCCACCGTCTGCTGGGGTACGACGTGTGGGTCCAGGGCGGCTGGGATATGCAGGGTATGCCGGTTGAGTGGGAGGTTGAGAAGAAGCTCAAGCTGAGGTCGAAGAAGGATATTGAGCGGTACGGGCTGGAGAGGTTCGCCTTGGAGTGCAACTCGCTGGTGGAGGAATATCTCAGCTACTGGAGGGAGTGGGGGACGAGGCGGCTGGGGCTGTGGCTAGATTTGGAGAACGCCTACGAGACTAGGCAACCCCGCTATCTTGAATACGCCTGGCGCGTCGTGAAGAAGGCTCACGAAGAGGGCCTCCTCGTCGAGGACTACAGGGTGTTGTGGTTCTGCCCCCGTTGCGAGACTTCTCTCAGCGATCACGAGGTGGCGCTGGGTTACGACGAGAGGGAGGACCCGTCGATCTACGTCAAGTTTAGGGTGGAGGGGAGTCGCGACGAGTATCTAGTCATCTGGACGACGACGCCGTGGACCATAGTCGACAACGAGGCCGTGGCTGTGCACCCCGATTACGTCTACGCTAAGGTGGAGGTAGAGGGGGGTGAGAGGTGGTGGCTCGCCGAAGCCCTTGTGCCCGCTCTAATGGCTAAATTCGGGGTTAGGAGCTGGCGGGTGTTGGAGACGAGGAGGGGCTCCGAGCTGGTGGGGACTGCGTACGTGCACCCCCTTGCCGATGAGGTGCCGGAGAGGGCTGGGAGGAGCCACCGGGTGGTTGCCGCCGACTTCGTGACGCTGGATCAGGGCACTGGGCTTGTCCACATCGCGCCTGGCCACGGCCCCGAGGATTTCGAACTGGCTAAGAAGCACGGCCTGCCGGTTACCAACAGCGTGGAGATAAACGGCGTGTACAACGAGCTGGGGGGGAAGTATGCGGGGATGCATGTATACGACGTGGATAAGGAAGTCATCAAAGACCTCAGGGCTAAGGGGTTGCTGGTGCATGAGGAGAGGGTGAGGCACGAGTACCCCCACTGCTGGCGTTGCGGCTCTAAGCTAATACTGAGGGCGGACAGGCAGTGGTTCATCGCCATCTCCCGCATCCGCGAGAGGATGTATTCAGAGTTGCAGAGAGTTAACGTGGTGCCGACGAAGCTGAGGGATAGGTTCGACGTGTTTGTCCAAAACGCCAGAGACTGGAATATTTCGAGAAGCAGGGTGTGGGGCACGCCGCTCCCCGTCTGGAGGTGTAGAAAAGATGGGCGTATACTGGTCGTAGGCTCCCTGGAGGAGTTGAAGAAGCTGGCCAAGGAGCTGCCCCCAGTGGACGACTTTAGGCTAGTCCACAGGCCTTGGATAGACCAAGTTAAGATCTCCACACCTGACTGCGAGGAGTGGGTGCGTGAGCCGTATGTAATGGACGTCTGGCTAGACAGCGGGATCGCGTGGATAGCTGCAGTAGATGGGGAGAGGAATAGGGAGCTCTGGCAGAGGCTTTACCCCTACGACTTCGTGACGGAGGGCATTGACCAGACGAGGGGGTGGTTCTACTCCCTCCTGGCCACGTCGGTGCTCTACACCGGCAAGGCGCCGTACAAAACTGTGCTGATCCAGGGACTTATCCTAGACAAACACGGCCAGAAGATGTCTAAGAGCAGGGGCAACGTCATCTGGGCGAGGGATCTATTTGAGAAATACGGCGCGGATCCCGTGAGGCTGTACATACTCTCCAAAGCCGCGCCTTGGGAAGACCTCTCCTTCGACCCCGACGAGGTTAAGCACGTAGTCAGCGACTTAAACATCTTGTGGAACGTGGTGAGGTTCGCCGACACCTACATGTCACTCGACGGCTTTACCGCAGATAAGTATCCACTAAGCCAGTGGGTAGACAAGGCCCTCGACGAGGATAGGTGGCTCCTCTCAGAGCTAAGCATGCTTGTGGCAAACTTCTCAGACTACGTGAAGAACATAGAGCTACACAAGGCGGCCAACGCCTTGAGGGAGTTCATTGTCGAAACCCTCAGCCACCGCTATGTGAGGCTCCTCAGGAGGCGCGTCTGGAGCGAGGAGCAGACCCCCGACAAATACGCCGCGTACGCCGTTCTGCACCACGTGTTGAAAAATGTACTGATCCTCGCCTCGATAATGGTGCCCTTCGTCGCCGAGTATCTGTGGCAGGCCTACGTGAGGAAGTACGACAAGGAGGCCCCCGAGTCTGTCCACCTATCCCAGTACCCGACCCCGGGCCCCGTCGAGAGGGAGCTTGTGGAGGCCTTCCGTGAGCTCTTCACAGCCTTCTCGGCGCTAGCCGAGGCGAGAAACAGGGCCGGCATAAAGCTCAGGTGGCCGGTAAGGGAGGCGTATATAAACGGCGGCAGGTACACAGAGCGCTACGCCGAGCTGTTGAAATATCTCGGAAACGTGAAGGAGGTGAAGACGGGGCCCTGCCCCCAGGACTATGTAAAAGCCGCCGAGGGGGGAGTAG
The sequence above is drawn from the Pyrobaculum ferrireducens genome and encodes:
- the ileS gene encoding isoleucine--tRNA ligase, coding for MAHGDFRLLPNYNPHAVERAVGEFWEKRKIFERWKSWRGGPVFAFLEGPPTTNGMPHVGHIRGRTYKDVVIRFHRLLGYDVWVQGGWDMQGMPVEWEVEKKLKLRSKKDIERYGLERFALECNSLVEEYLSYWREWGTRRLGLWLDLENAYETRQPRYLEYAWRVVKKAHEEGLLVEDYRVLWFCPRCETSLSDHEVALGYDEREDPSIYVKFRVEGSRDEYLVIWTTTPWTIVDNEAVAVHPDYVYAKVEVEGGERWWLAEALVPALMAKFGVRSWRVLETRRGSELVGTAYVHPLADEVPERAGRSHRVVAADFVTLDQGTGLVHIAPGHGPEDFELAKKHGLPVTNSVEINGVYNELGGKYAGMHVYDVDKEVIKDLRAKGLLVHEERVRHEYPHCWRCGSKLILRADRQWFIAISRIRERMYSELQRVNVVPTKLRDRFDVFVQNARDWNISRSRVWGTPLPVWRCRKDGRILVVGSLEELKKLAKELPPVDDFRLVHRPWIDQVKISTPDCEEWVREPYVMDVWLDSGIAWIAAVDGERNRELWQRLYPYDFVTEGIDQTRGWFYSLLATSVLYTGKAPYKTVLIQGLILDKHGQKMSKSRGNVIWARDLFEKYGADPVRLYILSKAAPWEDLSFDPDEVKHVVSDLNILWNVVRFADTYMSLDGFTADKYPLSQWVDKALDEDRWLLSELSMLVANFSDYVKNIELHKAANALREFIVETLSHRYVRLLRRRVWSEEQTPDKYAAYAVLHHVLKNVLILASIMVPFVAEYLWQAYVRKYDKEAPESVHLSQYPTPGPVERELVEAFRELFTAFSALAEARNRAGIKLRWPVREAYINGGRYTERYAELLKYLGNVKEVKTGPCPQDYVKAAEGGVEACIPGKLEPDLYYEALARELIRRIQVMRKEAGLDIGDTIRVVVDTSSADVKEAVSRYRDYIARETRAVEVAIGEAKNGRRWDISGEEVNIEVQKA